In Aegilops tauschii subsp. strangulata cultivar AL8/78 unplaced genomic scaffold, Aet v6.0 ptg001159l_obj, whole genome shotgun sequence, the following proteins share a genomic window:
- the LOC141037984 gene encoding ATP synthase subunit beta, chloroplastic-like, protein MEMKESGVINEKNIEESKVALVYGQMNEPPGARMRVGLTALTMAEYFRDVNKQDVLLFIDNIFRFVQAGSEVSALLGRMPSAVGYQPTLSTEMGSLQERIASTKKGSITSIQAVYVPADDLTDPAPATTFAHLDATTVLSRGLASKGIYPAVDPLDSTSTMLQPRIVGNEHYETAQRVKETLQRYKELQDIIAILGLDELSEEDRLTVARARKIERFLSQPFFVAEVFTGSPGKYVALAETIRGFQLILSGELDGLPEQAFYLVGNIDEASTKAITLEEENKSNEMKLNLYVLTPKRIIWDCEVKEIILSTNSGQIGVLPNHAPINTAVDMGPLRIRLLNDQWLTAVLWSGFARIVNNEIIILGNDAELGSDIDPEEAQKALEIAEANLSKAEGTKDLVEAKLALRRARIRIEAVNWIPPSN, encoded by the coding sequence ATGGAAATGAAGGAATCCGGAGTAATTAATGAAAAAAATATTGAGGAATCAAAGGTAGCTCTAGTCTATGGCCAAATGAATGAACCACCGGGAGCTCGTATGAGAGTTGGTTTAACTGCCCTAACTATGGCGGAATATTTCCGAGATGTTAATAAGCAAGACGTGCTTTTATTTATCGATAATATCTTTCGTTTTGTTCAAGCAGGATCAGAGGTATCCGCTTTATTAGGGAGAATGCCCTCCGCAGTGGGTTATCAACCTACTCTTAGTACAGAAATGGGTTCTTTGCAAGAAAGAATTGCTTCTACTAAAAAGGGATCTATAACTTCGATTCAAGCAGTTTATGTACCTGCAGACGATTTGACCGACCCTGCCCCTGCCACAACATTTGCACATTTGGATGCTACTACCGTACTTTCCAGAGGATTAGCTTCCAAGGGTATTTATCCAGCAGTAGATCCTTTAGATTCAACCTCGACTATGTTACAGCCTCGGATCGTTGGCAACGAACATTATGAAACTGCGCAAAGAGTTAAGGAAACTTTACAACGTTACAAAGAACTTCAGGACATTATCGCAATTCTTGGCTTGGATGAATTATCGGAAGAGGATCGTTTAACTGTAGCAAGAGCAAGAAAAATTGAGCGTTTCTTATCACAACCGTTCTTTGTGGCAGAAGTTTTTACTGGTTCTCCAGGAAAGTATGTTGCTCTTGCGGAAACTATTAGGGGATTTCAACTAATCCTTTCCGGAGAATTAGACGGCCTACCTGAACAGGCTTTTTATTTGGTGGGTAACATCGATGAAGCTAGCACGAAAGCTATAACCTTAGAAGAGGAGAACAAATCGAATGAAATGAAATTAAATCTTTATGTACTGACTCCTAAGCGAATTATTTGGGATTGTGAAGTGAAAGAAATCATTTTATCCACTAATAGTGGCCAAATTGGCGTATTACCAAACCACGCCCCCATTAACACAGCAGTAGATATGGGTCCTTTGAGAATACGCCTCCTCAACGACCAATGGTTAACAGCGGTTCTGTGGAGCGGTTTTGCGAGAATAGTTAATAATGAGATCATCATTTTAGGAAATGATGCGGAACTGGGTAGTGATATTGATCCGGAAGAAGCTCAAAAGGCACTTGAAATAGCCGAAGCTAACTTGAGTAAAGCTGAGGGTACGAAAGATTTGGTTGAAGCGAAGCTCGCTCTCAGACGAGCTAGGATACGAATCGAGGCTGTCAATTGGATTCCCCCATCCAATTGA